A stretch of Crossiella cryophila DNA encodes these proteins:
- a CDS encoding Hsp70 family protein codes for MSDTIDFGIDLGTTNSAMAVFADGEVTVVKNNDGWDYTPSAVWMNRAGAVWVGRRARERVFSAKDWPNVHLEFKQEMGLAGTAREFPAARVGLTPPELSARVLRSLRGDAEHQFGTAPAAAVITVPAAFRLHQNEATSAAAALAGFGSCPLVQEPTAAAFAYGFQNAGEDAYWMVFDFGGGTFDAAVVSTYEGELRVLDHAGDPHLGGKLIDWAIVDQVLAPAAAREFRLDGFTRDNRAWLGNFAKLKHVAEEAKIALSRTETATLDVELELADGSEHNFEFTLGRDQVDRIAEPYYVNAINLCRGALAKANLDTEDIDRLLLVGGATLAPGLRARLADPELGLGIELDHSQDPTTVVARGAAVFASTVALERAPAVPVAGQFTLAAEYPRTTGLTEVAVAGRFLAPSTMDWTGYEVVLDNPAGQPPFRTPNLALDGNGGFLTEVVLGEQTTSTFTVSLISPAGHRETVVPGEISIRHWLNEPGGTVLTNSLGLGQADGTFHAMLVKGARLPAVAHETFQTSVALRRTDADALIRIPIVEGERGRADRNMRVGMIEIRPRDVRLDLPMGTDVEITFEVDENRRVGVIAEVPLVDEQFEAQIDLSSVHAPEVAELERAQAEVEARLAELRADADRAGSAAARTRLTELEQGRQLELAKGEVRAAHTSAGSAAAADQKLREIQAVLDEVATDVRLPALLAELTTAISALRELVRQLGDAEDRAELAEIERRAETARGEGDPAAVEELLSRLGDLEILLLRRDGTLDVQVFHYFRQNEHQLTSRSRARELIREGEQAIARNDISALPGVNQRLRALMPATMPDPRGGVQSRNGLGGKR; via the coding sequence ATGAGTGACACCATCGATTTCGGCATCGACCTCGGCACCACCAACAGCGCCATGGCGGTCTTCGCCGACGGTGAGGTGACCGTGGTCAAGAACAACGACGGCTGGGACTACACGCCCTCGGCGGTGTGGATGAACCGGGCGGGCGCGGTGTGGGTGGGCAGGCGGGCCAGGGAACGCGTGTTCTCCGCCAAGGACTGGCCCAACGTGCACCTGGAGTTCAAGCAGGAGATGGGCCTGGCCGGGACCGCGCGGGAGTTCCCGGCGGCCAGGGTCGGCCTCACCCCGCCGGAACTCTCCGCCAGGGTGCTGCGCTCACTGCGCGGGGACGCCGAGCACCAGTTCGGCACCGCCCCGGCCGCCGCGGTGATCACCGTGCCCGCCGCGTTCCGGTTGCACCAGAACGAGGCCACCAGCGCGGCCGCGGCCCTGGCCGGATTCGGCTCCTGCCCGCTGGTGCAGGAACCCACCGCGGCCGCCTTCGCCTACGGCTTCCAGAACGCCGGTGAGGACGCCTACTGGATGGTCTTCGACTTCGGCGGCGGCACCTTCGACGCCGCCGTGGTCAGCACCTACGAGGGCGAACTGCGGGTGCTCGACCACGCGGGCGATCCGCACCTGGGCGGCAAGCTCATCGACTGGGCCATCGTGGACCAGGTGCTCGCCCCCGCCGCCGCCCGCGAGTTCCGGTTGGACGGCTTCACCAGGGACAACAGGGCGTGGCTCGGCAACTTCGCCAAGCTCAAGCACGTGGCCGAGGAAGCCAAGATCGCGTTGTCCCGCACCGAGACGGCCACCCTGGACGTCGAGCTGGAACTCGCCGACGGCAGTGAGCACAACTTCGAGTTCACCCTGGGCCGGGACCAGGTCGACCGGATCGCCGAGCCCTACTACGTCAACGCGATCAACCTGTGCCGCGGCGCACTGGCCAAGGCCAACCTGGACACCGAGGACATCGACCGGCTGCTGCTGGTCGGCGGCGCCACCCTGGCCCCCGGCCTGCGCGCCCGGCTGGCCGATCCGGAACTGGGCCTTGGCATCGAACTCGACCACAGCCAGGACCCCACCACCGTGGTCGCCCGCGGGGCCGCGGTCTTCGCCAGCACGGTCGCGCTGGAGCGGGCGCCCGCGGTGCCGGTGGCCGGTCAGTTCACCCTGGCTGCGGAATACCCGCGCACCACCGGCCTCACCGAGGTCGCGGTGGCCGGACGGTTCCTCGCACCCTCCACAATGGACTGGACCGGCTACGAGGTGGTGCTGGACAACCCGGCTGGGCAACCGCCGTTCCGCACCCCGAACCTGGCCCTGGACGGCAACGGCGGCTTCCTCACCGAGGTGGTGCTCGGCGAGCAGACCACCTCCACCTTCACCGTCTCGCTGATCAGCCCGGCCGGTCACCGGGAAACGGTGGTGCCAGGGGAGATCAGTATCCGGCACTGGCTCAACGAACCCGGCGGCACCGTGCTCACCAACTCCCTCGGCCTCGGCCAGGCCGACGGGACCTTCCACGCCATGCTGGTCAAGGGCGCCCGGCTGCCCGCGGTCGCGCACGAGACCTTCCAGACCTCGGTGGCCTTGCGCCGCACCGACGCCGACGCGCTGATCCGGATCCCGATCGTGGAGGGCGAACGCGGCCGCGCGGACCGGAACATGCGGGTCGGGATGATCGAGATCCGGCCCCGGGACGTGCGGCTGGACCTGCCCATGGGCACCGATGTGGAGATCACCTTCGAGGTCGACGAGAACCGCAGGGTCGGCGTGATCGCCGAGGTCCCCCTGGTGGACGAGCAGTTCGAGGCGCAGATCGACCTGTCCTCGGTGCACGCGCCCGAGGTGGCCGAACTCGAACGCGCGCAGGCCGAGGTCGAGGCGCGGCTGGCCGAACTGCGTGCCGACGCCGACCGCGCGGGCTCCGCCGCCGCCCGCACCCGGCTGACCGAACTGGAACAGGGCAGGCAGCTGGAGCTGGCCAAGGGCGAGGTCAGGGCCGCACACACCAGCGCGGGCAGTGCCGCGGCCGCCGATCAGAAGCTGCGCGAGATCCAGGCGGTGCTCGACGAGGTGGCCACCGACGTCCGGCTGCCCGCTCTCCTGGCCGAACTGACCACCGCGATCAGCGCGTTGCGTGAGCTGGTCCGCCAGCTCGGCGACGCCGAGGACCGCGCCGAACTCGCCGAGATCGAACGCCGCGCGGAAACCGCCCGCGGGGAAGGGGATCCGGCCGCGGTCGAGGAACTGCTGAGCCGCCTCGGCGACCTGGAGATCCTGCTGCTGCGCCGGGACGGCACCCTGGACGTCCAGGTGTTCCACTACTTCCGGCAGAACGAGCACCAGCTCACCTCCCGGTCCAGGGCGCGCGAGCTGATCAGGGAGGGCGAACAGGCCATCGCCCGCAACGACATCTCCGCGCTGCCCGGTGTCAACCAGCGGCTGCGCGCGCTGATGCCGGCCACCATGCCCGACCCGCGCGGCGGCGTGCAGAGCCGCAACGGCCTTGGCGGCAAACGATGA